In Archaeoglobus profundus DSM 5631, the sequence TAAATACGTTACGCTCCAAAGCTTTCTGGGCAAGTTTTATCGCACACAAATCTCCGCACATCGAACATGCAAACTGTGATTTCCTTCTCTCCCAGATTTTTTTAGCTTTTTCAGGATCTATGGCCAACTCGAACTGTCTATCCCAATCAAAATTCTTTCTTGCCAAAGACATCTCATAATCGACCTTCATAGCCCTTTCCCTAACACCCTCCTTTACCAAGTCGATTGCATGTGCGGCAATCTTTGTAACTATGACACCTTCTTTTACATCTTCAACAGTCGGCAACGCCAAATGCTCGGCTGGAGTTAAATAGCAGATAAAATCCGCACCGGCTAAGCCAGCAACCAAAGCACCCATTGCTCCAGCGATATGATCGTAACCCAGAGCTATATCCGTTACGAGAGGCCCTAAGAGGTAGAGTGGCGCGTTCCTTGTTATAACCTTCATAGCCTTTACAGCGGGTATTATCTGATCTGCAGGCATGTGTCCCGGGCCTTCTACCATGCATTGAACACCTTTTTCTCTGCACTTTTCAACGAGTTCACCTAAAACTATCCACTCAGCGTATTTCGCTCTGTCTGAATCGTGAAGACATCCCGGCCTGAATGCATCACCCAAACTTATCGTGACGTCGTACTCCTTCAAAATTTCGAGTAGGTAGTCGAAATCTTTATAATATGGATTCTCTTTCTCATTGTGGACCATCCAGCCCACTATTATCGCTCCTCCCCTACTAACAATACCCAAAAGCCTACCACTCTTCTTTAAAACTTCAAGTGTGAATCTGTTAACTCCCGCATGAATTGTCATGAAGTCTACTCCGTCCTTAGCCTGCTTCTCAACGGATTTGAAGAAGTCGTCTTCATCCATATCCACAACTACTTTCTTCATCCTAGCGGACTGATATATAGGGACAGTTCCGAAGGGGACTTCCGTAACCTCCATTATCTTTCTCCTGATAAAGTCCAAATCTCCTGCGGTGGACAGATCCATTATGGCATCTGCACCATACTTCTGAGCTACTATCGCCTTTTCAACCTCCTCCTCAACATTGACGTAGTCTATTGAAGTTCCAACGTTTGCATTGATTTTTGTGCTAACAAACCTACCTATAGCCCTAGGCTTCTTCAACTCTCTATTGACGTTCTTGGGAACTACAACTTCTCCCCTAGCAATGAGCCTGAGAAGTTTATCAACTTCAATTCCTTCCGATTTTGCAACATCCTTCAACCATTCTGGACAATCACCTTTCTTCGCCATCTCCATGAGCGTTTCCATTGAATCAAGGGTTTCAGAACTCATTAAATAAATTTGCAAAAAATTTCAATTTATCTGTAAATGTTATCGAATCAAAAGAGTCTTATACAACAATTACGACCTTACAGTGAGCGGGGGTTGCCGAGTCAGGAAAAGGCGCCGGCTTGAGGGGCCGGTCCCGTAGGGGTTCGAGGGTTCAAATCCCTCCCCCCGCACCATGATAATCTCTCATCACTCAAATCACTCACACGTCCCTGTAACAGCTTCTCTATCATCTTCTCAAGCCTCTCCAACCTCCTTTCAATGTCGGAATTTTGGCTAATTCGACCCATCCGTTGGCTAATTCGTTCACGGCCCCCATCAAAATTGGCTAATTCCCTCTGACTAAGCAAAATTACAACCTCTCCATCAATCACAGCCTTATATACAAAGATTTTCTTGTCGATCCACTCCCTGACATGCTCTGCCGGAATCCTAACCCTTGCGTACTGATGTTCCCTTACCCTTTCCCTACCAACAAGCACCTTTCCTACCAACTCCATACACCCTACCTCCACATTCCATCACAACCCTACCATTACCAACATTACGAATCCCAATATTAAATAGAATACGGCCAAGTAATCAAGCCTGTCCATTCTTAACCCTCCTCAGAATCCCCAGCGGACAGCAGAATTTTCTACCCTCCCACTCGAAAAATCCCAAACGCTTACCGTTTTCGAAGTAAACTCTAGCGTAGAGCCTAACTTTGGCTTTGAACGGTATCTGCCCGTGCCTACAGTAGTATATCCGCACCTCGTTGCACTTTATTATCTTGGCAAATTCGGTCATCGAAATTATCCTCTTCATTCCTTCTTACTCTCCATAAACTCGTTGAAGACTTCGACTATAGCATTTGAGAAGGGCTTTTTCTCGACGTACATTTTGTAAAAGAGCCTGTATGTTTTGGAAAGTTCCTTTTCAATGTCTTTGTCATCCTTAGCCAGTTGCATCACGAACTCACAGAATTTACGATGCAACATTGTAAGAGGATCCAGTGGTATGTACTTCTCAAGCTCGTTTCTGAGGTTGTTGAGATTGGTTCCGAGAATATCGCATAATTCCATACATATCTCGTAGCAACGCTCGTATATCTCCAGAACCTCGTAGAAGTTTTGAAGACCGTGCCTCTTCGCGACTTTCTCCGCGAACTTACGGTGTTTGATTTCGTTGTTCTTGTCAACTCTCTGCAGAGGACTCTTAAACATAATTAAACCGTTGTTAGAAGACATCTTCACACACCTCCTTCAGTAACACCGGACCGTAACAGAACCTCGTCTCAGTAACACCTGTTAACAGCCTGTTAACAGAACTGTTAACAGAGACTTCTTTCAACAACTTGTTAACTGACTTGTTAACAGAGACTTTGTCTAATTTCTTCATCTCCTTCTCCTTCTCTAAACTACCTTCAACCATATTCCTTCAACCTCCTTCTTTATCTTCCTCTAACCTAAATTTTCTTTAATTTAATTAATTGGAAGAAAATCTCTTTCATCACCTCCGAAAAATAAAAATTTTTGATGTTTTGTGATTGCTGTTCTCTCGGAGGTTATGCGGTTGGTGTTACAAAATCTTGTTAACAAGTTTGTTAACAACTTGTTAACCGTTAACAGCTTGTTAACAGACATGCTTTTCTACACCTCCACTTTTATAAAATTGTCAGAATGTCGTGGAGCTCCTGAACGACCTCGTCTCTCGATTTGATCAAGTGTTTACGGGTGTCGATGATTGCGAATCTGTCGCTCAAATGTTTGACCGGCGAATCGATGTATTTGGCCACGAAATCTTCGTTTTCGAAGTCGCCTACTTCGAACAGCTGATACCTGTTGCCTGGTAAGAAAATAAGGTAGTAAACCGGCACTCCGAGAGCGTTTGTTAAGTATCTGTAAGTTTGCAGCTGTGCGAAGTTGATCTTAATGTACCTGTCGTTCTTTCTTCTCACCTTCAACTCGAAGATTCCCTTAAATTCGCTTCCAATTCTAACGATCTTGTCGACATCGTTGACTACGACGTGCTTAACTCCCGTATCGAATAGCAACCTCGAGAACTTCATCTGACATTTTATCTCCGTCAGCCTGTTAATCACGTAGTTCAGGCAGTCTCTTTCAAATCCATTCGCATGCTTCTTCATCTCGGCGATGGTTCCCTGAACTCTCGAAACAATCTGAGAAAACCTGCTGGCGTTGTAGTAGAGGAGTTCCATCCTCATAGCTCCTCAACTCCGAAGAAATCATCTATTTTCTTTAAGCAACCCTTGAGAATCGTTCGTATTGTGATCAAATTTTGTTTGACCGTGATCGGCGGCTCTCTTCCGTCGTAAACGTCTGAAAGAATGTTAAGAGCATCCCTGAGCTTTATTGCGTATTCTAACGCTCTCTCGCTTAGCACACTCATGCAATCCCCTCTACAACTACAAACTCGAACTTCCCGGGAGTAGAGCCGAGCTTTTCTACGACCTCTCTCTTCATCTTCTCGTGAACTTCCTTTATCCAGTATCTGTATTCATCGTTGAGATTGTTTATTCCGTATTTCCTTGCAATTTCTTCGAGCTTCGGAGAATCCCAGCTTACTACTTCGGACAAATCGCATACGACTATATGTCCCTCCTTCGCAATCCCGTAGAGCTTTACCCCTGCTCTCAATGTGTGAATCATTCCGTGTATGGCTCTCTCAGCCTTCCAGTAGAATTGGTGGTGTATCCTGCCGTCCTCTGCCACCACTTCTAAAAACTCATCCAGATCGTATACCTCCTCCACTAATAACGAAATCTTTTTTACCTCTCTTCCTAACCCATTCAACAGCCCTCACCCCCTGCCTTTTCCTCCTCCCCAACCTCCTTCTTGGAGGAATGAAGGGAGGAGCTTGAGCTGTTTAGAAAAGAGGATTGAAAGCCAAGTAAACCCTTGGAAACGAGGTCTTTCTTGATAAGCTCTCTAACGTAGGCTGAGACAGTCTCCCAGCCCTCAATCTTCATGGCTTTTTCAATGAGTGGTTTCCAACCTTCTGGAACATCTGAACAGACCTTCATGTTTTAACCTCCAAACTTTGTAACTAATCTGAAACAAAAGTATATAAATGTTTCTAATTCGTTACTAATTTTCAAATTTATGACAAACTTTCTAATCTCAACCAAAAACAAAAGTATCAATCCTGTAACTAAGTTTCTGATGGTATCAGTTGATGAAATTCTGACTTCACTTGCAAAAGCTAAAGGATACACCATACTTCGTGCCCTCAAAGAGCCTAAGACTTGGATTGAACTCGAAAAGATTGCCAAAGGTGACAAAAGTTCTGTAAGCCGACGAATTGATGAATTCATTAAACTTGGACTTGCGAAACCAATTCTTCTCGAAAATTCTCCAAAAGGATCTAAAGCATATGTTTTAACAGAATTTGGCATGTTTATATTAAAGAAGCTTGAAGAGATTGAGAGATATTTAGAGCGCTTAGAGAAGTAACATTTATTAATTTCCTTTACCAAATTATCAACTACGCAGGAAACAGTTTCTCTCGCCGACATCTTAAATGAGTTAAGGGAGATCAAGAAGAGGATTGAGCGTATTGAAGAATCCATAGAGGAACTGATAGATTCGACTCTTACTCCTGAAGAAGAGGAACTAATTAGAAAACACAAGGAAATGGTTAAGAAAGGTAATTTCTCTGAGTT encodes:
- the thiC gene encoding phosphomethylpyrimidine synthase, which encodes METLMEMAKKGDCPEWLKDVAKSEGIEVDKLLRLIARGEVVVPKNVNRELKKPRAIGRFVSTKINANVGTSIDYVNVEEEVEKAIVAQKYGADAIMDLSTAGDLDFIRRKIMEVTEVPFGTVPIYQSARMKKVVVDMDEDDFFKSVEKQAKDGVDFMTIHAGVNRFTLEVLKKSGRLLGIVSRGGAIIVGWMVHNEKENPYYKDFDYLLEILKEYDVTISLGDAFRPGCLHDSDRAKYAEWIVLGELVEKCREKGVQCMVEGPGHMPADQIIPAVKAMKVITRNAPLYLLGPLVTDIALGYDHIAGAMGALVAGLAGADFICYLTPAEHLALPTVEDVKEGVIVTKIAAHAIDLVKEGVRERAMKVDYEMSLARKNFDWDRQFELAIDPEKAKKIWERRKSQFACSMCGDLCAIKLAQKALERNVFNPNHGQSEG
- a CDS encoding transcriptional regulator encodes the protein MVSVDEILTSLAKAKGYTILRALKEPKTWIELEKIAKGDKSSVSRRIDEFIKLGLAKPILLENSPKGSKAYVLTEFGMFILKKLEEIERYLERLEK